The following are encoded together in the Solanum stenotomum isolate F172 unplaced genomic scaffold, ASM1918654v1 scaffold16877, whole genome shotgun sequence genome:
- the LOC125850428 gene encoding probable inorganic phosphate transporter 1-7, with protein sequence MAGDMKVLNALDSAKTQWYHFTAIIIAGMGFFTDAYDLFCISLVTKLLGRIYYHVDGSSKPGSLPPNVSAAINGVAFCGTIAGQLFFGWIGDKIGRKKVYGITLMIICICSIASGLSFGRDPKTVMATLCFFRFWLGFGIGGDYPLSATIMSEYANKKTRGAFIAAVFAMQGFGILGGGIFAIIITAVFQACFKVPAYQVDPLGSTVPQADYVWRIILMAGSLPALLTYYLRMKMPETARYTALVAKNVEQATADMEKVMQVDIGTEQKEPAVKSGNEFGLFTKQFLRRHGLHLLGTASTWFLLDIAYYSQNLFQKDIFSAIGWIPAAKTMNAIEEVYKIARAQTLIALCSTVPGYWFTVFLIDRIGRFTIQVIGFTMMTVFMFALAIPYHHWTLPGHHIGFVVLYSLTFFFANFGPNATTFVVPAEIFPARLRSTCHGISAACGKLGAMVGAFGFLYLAQPQDKSKADAGYPAGIGVRNSLIVLGVVNLLGLFFTFLVPESKGKSLEEMSRENEDSTEEGAEVENHSSDNRTVPV encoded by the coding sequence ATGGCTGGGGATATGAAGGTTTTGAACGCACTTGATTCAGCAAAAACACAATGGTATCACTTCACAGCAATCATAATAGCTGGTATGGGATTTTTTACTGATGCCTACGATCTCTTCTGCATATCTCTAGTCACTAAGTTGCTTGGACGTATTTACTACCATGTCGATGGCTCTTCAAAGCCTGGTTCACTACCTCCTAATGTTTCTGCTGCTATCAATGGTGTCGCCTTCTGTGGTACCATTGCGGGGCAACTCTTCTTTGGATGGATTGGTGACAAAATAGGAAGGAAGAAAGTCTATGGCATAACCCTTATGATCATATGTATTTGTTCCATTGCTTCTGGCCTTTCTTTTGGTAGGGATCCTAAGACCGTCATGGCCACCCTCTGCTTCTTTCGCTTCTGGCTTGGTTTTGGTATTGGTGGCGATTACCCCCTTTCTGCTACTATTATGTCTGAATATGCCAACAAAAAGACTAGGGGTGCCTTCATCGCTGCTGTTTTCGCTATGCAAGGATTTGGTATCCTTGGAGGTGGTATCTTTGCCATCATTATCACTGCTGTATTCCAGGCTTGTTTCAAGGTGCCAGCCTATCAAGTGGATCCCCTTGGTTCAACCGTTCCTCAAGCTGATTACGTGTGGAGGATCATATTGATGGCTGGGTCACTTCCTGCTCTTCTCACTTACTACTTGAGGATGAAGATGCCTGAAACGGCTCGTTACACTGCTCTTGTAGCCAAGAATGTGGAACAGGCCACTGCAGATATGGAAAAGGTTATGCAGGTTGACATTGGGACAGAGCAAAAAGAGCCTGCTGTAAAGTCCGGCAATGAATTTGGTTTGTTCACGAAACAATTTCTTAGGCGACATGGACTTCACTTGCTTGGCACAGCTAGCACATGGTTTCTTCTTGATATTGCCTACTACAGCCAAAACTTGTTCCAAAAGGATATATTCAGTGCCATTGGATGGATTCCTGCTGCCAAGACTATGAATGCAATTGAAGAGGTTTACAAAATTGCACGGGCACAAACTCTTATCGCTCTCTGCAGTACCGTGCCTGGCTACTGGTTCACAGTGTTCCTCATTGACAGGATTGGCAGGTTTACCATTCAAGTTATTGGTTTCACAATGATGACAGTGTTCATGTTTGCTCTGGCCATTCCTTACCACCACTGGACTCTCCCTGGCCACCATATCGGGTTTGTGGTCCTCTATTCACTGACCTTCTTCTTTGCCAACTTTGGACCCAACGCCACTACATTCGTCGTGCCTGCTGAGATTTTCCCTGCTAGATTGCGGTCTACTTGCCATGGGATATCAGCTGCATGTGGAAAGTTAGGGGCAATGGTGGGTGCATTTGGATTCCTGTATTTGGCTCAACCACAAGACAAGTCCAAGGCTGATGCAGGGTATCCTGCTGGAATTGGGGTTAGGAATTCACTCATTGTCCTTGGTGTAGTCAACCTTCTCGgattatttttcactttcttggTTCCAGAATCCAAGGGGAAGTCACTGGAAGAGATGTCAAGGGAAAACGAAGACTCAACGGAGGAAGGAGCAGAAGTGGAGAATCATTCATCCGATAACAGGACAGTTCCCGTGTAA